In the Hordeum vulgare subsp. vulgare chromosome 7H, MorexV3_pseudomolecules_assembly, whole genome shotgun sequence genome, one interval contains:
- the LOC123410241 gene encoding uncharacterized protein LOC123410241 yields the protein MLHEEKAAAIKRLQKKGKLPIELTEVDEDGNRWPTKEALISAKRVDFSTDVGWRLLCEHWSSAEFIRLSLTNKRNRLANGDTVFHCSGARNAVATRQFLKLKTGKDPGISGAWLHTHNLYRGTDQERICSQRTADRWEDFDKAMKNAHGENWEEEHPDLDGQIIYEAAGRMPHGRLGIANELFSKEEKVKFKFKRVMASEPVQSAREDRLERENKHLKRENKRLRGIELVVQSLAEKGGVDFDGIMQPAAADLSTSDSEGGFRRGPGDVRQHGSEKGMGSRTGGSTSHGNDDEDDYYDNEGDDNYGEDDLYGDEQYDNYGDDGYNDYEDGGYNDYGHGDVDWP from the exons ATGCTACATGAGGAAAAGGCGGCAGCCATCAAAAGATTACAAAAGAAGGGAAAATTGCCTATAGAACTAACAGAAGTGGATGAGGACGGTAATCGTTGGCCAACTAAGGAAGCTTTAATTTCTGCAAAGAGAGTTGACTTCAGTACCGATGTTGGTTGGCGTCTACTATGTGAGCACTGGAGTAGTGCTGAATTTATAAGGTTATCTTTAACCAACAAGAGGAACAGGCTGGCGAATGGGGACACCGTCTTCCATTGCAGTGGTGCGAGAAATGCTGTGGCCACACGTCAATTTCTG AAACTCAAAACTGGGAAAGACCCTGGAATATCTGGTGCTTGGCTTCACACGCACAATTTGTATCGAGGGACTGATCAAGAACGGATATGCAGTCAAAGAACTGCTGATCGTTGG GAGGATTTTGATAAAGCAATGAAAAATGCCCACGGAGAAAATTGGGAAGAGGAGCACCCAGATTTAGATGGACAAATCATATATGAAGCTGCAGGTAGAATGCCACATGGCAGGCTAGGAATTGCTAATGAGTTATTTAGCAAAGAAGAGAAGGTGAAGTTTAAGTTTAAAAGGGTGATGGCCTCAGAACCGGTGCAGTCTGCTAGGGAGGACCGTCTAGAAAGAGAGAACAAACATTTGAAGCGGGAGAACAAGCGTCTTCGTGGCATTGAGCTTGTTGTGCAG TCTTTGGCTGAGAAAGGGGGAGTGGACTTTGATGGCATAATGCAACCAGCTGCAGCTGACTTG TCCACATCAGACTCTGAAGGCGGATTTCGAAGGGGGCCAGGTGATGTCCGTCAACATGGAAGTGAAAAG GGAATGGGTAGCAGAACTGGAGGTAGTACAAGTCATggaaatgatgatgaggatgactaCTATGACAATGAGGGAGATGATAACTATGGCGAGGATGATCTGTATGGTGATGAGCAATATGATAACTATGGTGATGATGGATATAATGACTATGAAGATGGCGGATATAATGACTATGGTCATGGCGATGTTGATTGGCCATAA